A region of Desulfuromonas thiophila DNA encodes the following proteins:
- the def gene encoding peptide deformylase, which produces MAVREVLVYPDERLKQRCHVADPASATTRALVTDLLDTMYAAGHSVGIAAPQIGADLRVAVVDVSHSKLGQKHNHGQLVLINPEILERSGSKTMREGCMSVPDYTGNVERAKEIVVQFLDGEGRDQVIRCKGFEAVAIQHELDHLDGLLFLDRVSNPRTDVFKRK; this is translated from the coding sequence ATGGCCGTCCGCGAAGTTCTGGTTTACCCCGATGAACGGCTCAAGCAGCGCTGCCATGTGGCTGATCCCGCCAGCGCCACCACCCGTGCATTGGTCACCGACCTGCTCGACACCATGTACGCCGCCGGCCACTCGGTCGGCATCGCCGCACCGCAGATCGGCGCCGACCTGCGCGTGGCGGTGGTCGATGTGTCACACAGCAAGCTGGGCCAGAAGCACAACCATGGCCAGCTGGTGCTGATCAATCCGGAAATCCTCGAACGCAGTGGCAGCAAGACCATGCGCGAAGGCTGCATGAGCGTGCCTGACTACACCGGCAACGTCGAACGAGCCAAGGAGATTGTCGTCCAGTTCCTTGATGGTGAAGGCCGCGATCAGGTCATTCGCTGTAAAGGTTTCGAGGCCGTGGCCATCCAGCATGAACTCGACCACCTCGACGGTCTACTGTTCCTCGACCGGGTGTCGAACCCGCGCACCGACGTGTTCAAGCGCAAATAA
- a CDS encoding methyl-accepting chemotaxis protein, with amino-acid sequence MRLRAKLTLAIGLILVLTALSIVAVALYQNRQVKTTIDGQVNQLITDQAGQAAQAVYRMCEAMRESVEQTVVNHLRVAERLVGDAGGVHLVATPVRWKAVNQFSQQAQEIELPQLWLGDQWLGQNSSFEQPTPLVDEVAALVDGTCTLFQRMNAAGDMLRVATNVKKLDGQRAIGTFIPHTNPDGSRNKVIETVLRGETFKGRAFVVNAWYVTAYQPLWDADHKEVIGILYYGEKQENVTSLRRGILKTRIGNSGYVYVLGGQGDQRGHYIVSPGGANDGKDLWPAKDSDGRLFIQAIVEKALALPAVGADGQVPLAFERYPWQNAGESAPRMKGAAISYFAPWDWVIVGSYYEDDFVNFFTQVEGALAGLIRWIGIIALLATLVALLLGYLLASRFCTPIQQSIAMLAALEAGNLDERLCLERRDELGELARALNCFADNLRDEVLQAFEKLAAGDLTFDASGLIRQPLAQANSALDAVIQRIWAASEQIAASSEQIADSSQSLSQGATESASSVEQISASMTQLAAQTRHNADHAEQANHLSQQARQAAGSGNQQMQRMMAAMTDISQTSQNISRIIKVIDEIAFQTNLLALNAAVEAARAGQHGKGFAVVAEEVRNLAARSAKAAQETAELIEGAVRQTVAGSTIAGETQTALETIGQGIGQVADLVAEIASASREQAQGISQITEGINQIDRVTQQNTAQAEESAAASEELNSQAQQLRGLVQGFRLRRSERNLLP; translated from the coding sequence ATGCGGCTCAGAGCTAAACTGACCCTGGCTATCGGCCTGATTCTGGTGCTGACGGCCCTGTCCATTGTGGCGGTGGCGCTGTACCAGAACCGCCAGGTGAAAACGACCATCGATGGCCAGGTCAACCAGCTCATCACCGATCAGGCCGGCCAGGCGGCCCAGGCGGTCTATCGCATGTGCGAAGCCATGCGCGAATCCGTCGAGCAGACGGTGGTCAACCATCTGCGGGTGGCCGAGCGGCTGGTGGGGGATGCCGGCGGAGTCCATCTGGTGGCCACGCCGGTGCGCTGGAAGGCTGTCAACCAGTTCAGCCAGCAGGCGCAGGAGATCGAGTTGCCGCAGCTGTGGCTGGGCGACCAGTGGCTGGGGCAGAACAGCTCCTTCGAGCAGCCGACGCCACTGGTTGATGAGGTGGCGGCGCTGGTGGATGGCACCTGCACCCTGTTCCAGCGCATGAACGCCGCCGGCGACATGCTGCGGGTGGCCACCAATGTCAAAAAACTCGATGGCCAGCGTGCCATTGGCACCTTCATCCCCCACACCAACCCGGACGGCAGCCGCAACAAGGTGATTGAAACCGTTTTGCGTGGTGAAACCTTCAAGGGCCGTGCCTTTGTCGTCAACGCCTGGTACGTCACGGCCTATCAGCCCCTGTGGGACGCCGATCACAAGGAAGTGATCGGCATCCTCTACTACGGCGAAAAACAGGAGAACGTCACCAGTCTGCGCCGCGGCATCCTCAAGACCCGTATCGGTAACAGCGGTTATGTCTATGTGCTGGGCGGCCAGGGCGACCAGCGCGGTCACTACATTGTTTCGCCCGGCGGTGCCAATGATGGCAAGGATCTGTGGCCGGCCAAGGACAGCGACGGCCGCCTGTTCATTCAGGCCATTGTCGAGAAGGCCCTGGCGCTGCCCGCGGTTGGCGCGGACGGCCAGGTCCCGCTGGCCTTCGAGCGCTATCCGTGGCAGAACGCCGGTGAAAGCGCGCCGCGCATGAAGGGTGCCGCCATTAGTTATTTCGCGCCCTGGGACTGGGTCATCGTTGGCAGCTATTACGAAGACGATTTTGTCAACTTCTTCACCCAGGTGGAGGGCGCCCTGGCCGGGCTGATCCGCTGGATCGGCATCATTGCCCTGCTGGCCACCCTGGTTGCTCTGCTACTGGGCTATCTGCTGGCCAGCCGCTTCTGCACCCCCATCCAGCAGAGCATCGCCATGCTGGCAGCGCTGGAAGCCGGCAATCTCGACGAACGTCTGTGCCTTGAGCGCCGCGATGAACTGGGAGAGCTGGCCCGTGCCCTCAACTGTTTCGCCGACAACCTGCGCGACGAGGTGCTGCAGGCCTTTGAAAAGCTGGCGGCCGGCGATCTGACCTTCGACGCCAGCGGGTTGATCCGCCAGCCTCTGGCCCAGGCCAACAGTGCCCTCGACGCGGTCATCCAGCGCATTTGGGCTGCCAGCGAGCAGATTGCCGCCAGCAGCGAGCAGATTGCCGATTCGAGCCAGTCACTGTCGCAGGGCGCCACCGAGTCGGCCAGTTCTGTCGAGCAGATCAGCGCCTCCATGACCCAGCTGGCGGCGCAGACGCGCCACAACGCTGACCATGCCGAGCAGGCCAACCATCTCAGCCAGCAGGCCCGTCAGGCCGCCGGCAGTGGCAACCAGCAGATGCAACGCATGATGGCGGCCATGACTGACATCAGTCAGACCAGCCAGAACATCTCGCGTATCATCAAGGTCATCGATGAGATTGCCTTCCAGACCAACCTGCTGGCGCTCAACGCAGCCGTCGAGGCCGCCCGCGCCGGTCAGCACGGCAAAGGCTTTGCCGTGGTGGCCGAGGAGGTGCGCAATCTGGCGGCGCGCAGTGCCAAGGCGGCACAGGAAACGGCCGAACTGATCGAGGGCGCCGTGCGCCAGACTGTCGCCGGCAGCACCATCGCCGGCGAAACCCAGACCGCGCTGGAGACCATTGGCCAGGGCATCGGCCAGGTTGCCGATCTGGTGGCGGAAATCGCCAGCGCCAGCCGTGAACAGGCGCAGGGCATCTCCCAGATCACCGAAGGCATCAATCAGATTGACCGGGTGACGCAGCAAAACACCGCCCAGGCCGAGGAAAGCGCCGCCGCCAGCGAGGAGCTCAACAGCCAGGCCCAGCAACTGCGCGGGCTGGTGCAGGGCTTCCGCCTGCGGCGGTCGGAGCGGAACCTGTTGCCGTAG
- a CDS encoding leucyl aminopeptidase: MMDRVEIRCDMPSAGWQLLPLTAEDWSRVATGPALAPLAAAGLFRAEAGEGFVLPAPEGAGGQLLLGLAGTCAADWRRLGAEAAALERSRRLGECWWDGTAVTDEALIAALLDGFLLEGYRFERYRQPAAAAGAVPRLTLVVPPARQADCAALLRQRLLVAQGVTLARDLVNEPGNVKTPQYLAEQAWQLARQTAGVRAMVYGPQELRRQGCGALLAVAQGSAQPPCLIVLEYRGGNAETAPLALVGKAVTFDSGGISLKPSENMEQMKMDMAGGAVALATLITAARLQLPVNLVAVIPAVENMPSGSAQRPGDIVRSLSGQTIEVVNTDAEGRLILADALTFASRLQPRAIIDIATLTGACIIALGHQAAALLGRDETLLAALRQAGERSGERLWPLPLLAEYNEQIKSTVADLKNSGGRPAGTITAAAFLGHFAATPAWAHLDIAGTAWEEKGRPGQPVGATGFGVRLLLDYLQQGC; this comes from the coding sequence ATGATGGATCGGGTTGAGATACGTTGTGACATGCCGTCAGCAGGCTGGCAGCTGCTGCCCCTGACCGCTGAGGACTGGTCGAGAGTCGCGACCGGGCCGGCTTTGGCGCCGCTGGCGGCGGCCGGACTGTTCCGGGCTGAGGCCGGAGAGGGTTTTGTGTTGCCGGCCCCGGAGGGTGCGGGCGGCCAGCTGCTGCTGGGGCTGGCTGGCACCTGCGCCGCTGACTGGCGCCGGCTGGGGGCTGAAGCCGCGGCATTGGAGCGCAGTCGCCGGCTGGGGGAGTGCTGGTGGGATGGCACGGCGGTTACCGATGAGGCCTTGATTGCGGCGCTGCTCGACGGTTTTCTGCTGGAGGGCTACCGGTTTGAGCGCTATCGCCAGCCGGCGGCGGCCGCCGGAGCCGTGCCGCGCCTGACCCTGGTGGTGCCGCCGGCGCGGCAGGCTGACTGCGCGGCGCTGCTGCGCCAGCGGCTGTTGGTGGCGCAGGGCGTGACGCTGGCGCGTGATCTGGTCAACGAACCGGGCAACGTCAAGACACCGCAGTATCTGGCCGAGCAGGCCTGGCAACTGGCCCGTCAGACCGCCGGTGTGCGGGCGATGGTTTACGGCCCGCAGGAGTTGCGTCGCCAGGGCTGCGGCGCCCTGCTGGCGGTTGCCCAGGGCAGCGCGCAGCCGCCGTGCCTGATCGTGCTAGAGTATCGCGGCGGCAATGCCGAGACGGCACCATTGGCGCTGGTGGGCAAGGCCGTCACCTTCGACAGCGGCGGCATTTCGCTCAAGCCCAGCGAAAACATGGAGCAGATGAAGATGGACATGGCCGGCGGCGCCGTGGCGCTGGCGACCCTGATCACGGCAGCGCGGTTGCAGCTGCCGGTCAACCTGGTGGCGGTGATTCCAGCGGTCGAGAACATGCCGTCGGGCAGCGCCCAGCGACCGGGTGACATTGTCCGGTCGCTGTCCGGTCAGACCATCGAGGTGGTCAATACCGACGCCGAGGGCCGGCTGATCCTGGCCGATGCCCTGACCTTCGCCAGTCGCCTGCAGCCACGGGCGATCATCGACATCGCCACCCTGACCGGCGCCTGCATCATCGCTTTGGGGCATCAGGCCGCCGCTCTGCTCGGCCGAGACGAGACCCTGCTCGCGGCCCTGCGCCAGGCCGGCGAGCGCAGTGGCGAACGGCTGTGGCCATTGCCGCTGCTGGCGGAATACAACGAGCAGATCAAAAGCACGGTGGCCGACCTGAAAAATAGCGGCGGCCGACCGGCTGGCACCATCACGGCGGCGGCCTTTCTCGGCCATTTTGCCGCAACGCCGGCCTGGGCCCATCTGGACATCGCCGGGACGGCCTGGGAGGAAAAGGGCCGGCCGGGGCAGCCTGTCGGCGCGACGGGTTTTGGCGTGCGCCTGCTGCTCGACTATCTGCAGCAGGGCTGCTGA
- a CDS encoding glycine cleavage system protein R, producing MIDTTFFAVTIIGRDRPGIVADTARVLYELGCNVADSSSTILGGQFAMILIVSHPQLREREVLLQAFSALEQQGLSVFVRTLRPGGETRPELPGELCMISVYGSDKAGIVYRVAQLLSDLAVNIVDLNTKLVGSAQRPVYVMMCESVLPENLTIETLRERLEPLRRELQVDISVRNITPVEL from the coding sequence ATGATCGACACCACGTTTTTCGCCGTCACCATCATTGGCCGCGACCGGCCCGGCATTGTCGCCGACACCGCCCGCGTCCTCTACGAGCTGGGCTGCAACGTCGCCGATTCCAGCAGCACCATCCTCGGTGGCCAGTTCGCCATGATCCTGATCGTCTCCCACCCACAGCTGCGCGAGCGCGAAGTGCTGCTGCAGGCCTTCAGCGCCCTGGAACAGCAGGGCCTGTCGGTCTTCGTCCGCACCCTCCGCCCCGGTGGCGAAACCCGACCGGAGCTACCGGGCGAGCTGTGCATGATCTCGGTCTACGGCAGCGACAAGGCCGGCATCGTCTACCGTGTGGCCCAGCTGCTCAGTGATCTGGCCGTGAACATTGTCGACCTCAACACCAAACTGGTCGGCAGCGCCCAACGGCCGGTTTATGTGATGATGTGCGAATCGGTGTTGCCGGAAAACCTGACCATCGAAACCCTGCGCGAACGGCTTGAACCGCTGCGGCGCGAGCTGCAGGTCGACATCTCGGTGCGCAACATCACCCCGGTGGAGCTGTAG
- a CDS encoding KamA family radical SAM protein, with amino-acid sequence MEPWQQLNRRACRDLATLAQYLPLDTAPLAAVVERYPLRLSAPLLARLATAGNPLTAQFVPQLAELDAAGQPDDPLAEESLAAVPQLVHRYANRALLLVADSCFAYCRFCTRKRRVGRTRGISFGEIERALDHIAATPAIREVILSGGDPLVMSDALLGQILQRLAAMPQVRLVRIGSRAPLTLPERITPRLCNLLARHNERQPLYLLTHFNHPAELTAGPRQACADLRAAGLSLLNQTVLLRGINDEVATLAELCYQLTCWHVRPYYLHQMDLTAGTAHFRTSLARGIALIEALRRELPGLALPRFVVDLPGGLGKMPLEPDALVSPGPAALLRSPTGALVPYPDLVD; translated from the coding sequence ATGGAACCCTGGCAACAGCTCAATCGTCGCGCCTGTCGTGATCTGGCGACCCTGGCGCAGTATCTGCCGTTGGATACGGCGCCGCTGGCGGCGGTGGTGGAGCGCTATCCGCTGCGCCTGAGCGCGCCGCTGCTGGCACGGCTTGCCACTGCCGGCAACCCCCTGACGGCACAGTTCGTGCCGCAGCTGGCCGAGCTCGACGCCGCCGGTCAACCCGATGATCCTCTGGCGGAGGAGTCGCTGGCGGCGGTGCCGCAGCTGGTGCACCGCTATGCCAACCGGGCCTTGTTGCTGGTGGCCGACAGCTGTTTCGCCTACTGTCGCTTCTGCACCCGCAAACGGCGGGTCGGACGCACGCGCGGTATCTCCTTTGGTGAAATCGAGCGCGCTCTTGATCATATCGCCGCCACGCCGGCCATTCGTGAAGTGATTCTCTCCGGAGGTGATCCGCTGGTGATGAGCGATGCGCTGCTGGGCCAGATTCTGCAGCGCCTGGCGGCCATGCCGCAGGTGCGGCTGGTGCGTATCGGCAGCCGCGCGCCGCTGACGCTGCCTGAGCGCATCACCCCGCGGCTGTGCAATTTGCTGGCGCGCCACAACGAACGCCAGCCGCTCTATCTGTTGACCCATTTCAATCATCCGGCGGAACTGACCGCCGGGCCCCGTCAGGCCTGCGCCGATTTGCGTGCTGCCGGGTTGTCGCTGCTCAACCAGACCGTTCTGCTGCGTGGCATCAACGACGAGGTTGCCACCCTGGCCGAGCTTTGTTACCAGCTAACCTGCTGGCATGTGCGGCCCTATTACCTGCACCAGATGGATCTGACGGCCGGCACGGCGCACTTCCGCACCTCTCTGGCGCGGGGTATCGCCCTGATCGAGGCGTTGCGGCGCGAACTGCCGGGGCTGGCCCTGCCGCGCTTTGTGGTCGATCTGCCCGGCGGTCTGGGCAAGATGCCGCTGGAACCCGATGCCCTGGTGTCCCCTGGCCCGGCGGCGCTGCTGCGCAGTCCGACGGGGGCGTTGGTGCCTTATCCGGACCTGGTGGACTAA
- a CDS encoding acetate uptake transporter, which yields MANELQNLTLKDTTANPAPLGLLGFGMTTVLLNLHNAGFFPLDAMILGMGVFYGGLGQIIVGIMEWKKNNTFGATAFTSYGLFWLTLVALILLPKTGVVSASSPFAMGFYLTIWGLFSAVLFIGTFRLSRALQVVFGSLVLLFFLLAAGDFTGNATLKMIAGYEGIFCGLSAIYTGLAQVMNEVFGREVAPLGVIK from the coding sequence ATGGCTAACGAACTGCAGAACCTGACCCTCAAGGACACCACCGCCAACCCCGCGCCGCTGGGCCTGCTCGGCTTCGGCATGACCACCGTGCTGCTCAACCTGCACAATGCCGGCTTCTTTCCCCTTGATGCCATGATCCTGGGCATGGGGGTCTTCTACGGCGGCCTCGGCCAGATCATCGTCGGCATCATGGAGTGGAAGAAGAACAACACCTTCGGCGCCACGGCCTTCACCTCCTACGGCCTGTTCTGGCTCACCCTGGTCGCCCTGATCCTGCTGCCCAAAACCGGCGTCGTTTCCGCATCCTCGCCCTTTGCCATGGGCTTCTATCTCACCATCTGGGGCCTGTTTTCGGCCGTGCTGTTCATCGGCACCTTCCGTCTCAGCCGCGCCCTGCAGGTGGTGTTCGGTTCGCTGGTACTGCTGTTCTTCCTGCTGGCCGCTGGTGATTTCACCGGCAACGCCACCCTCAAGATGATTGCTGGCTACGAAGGCATTTTCTGCGGCCTGTCCGCTATCTACACCGGCCTGGCTCAGGTCATGAACGAGGTCTTCGGCCGCGAAGTCGCACCCTTAGGCGTTATCAAATAA
- a CDS encoding ATP-binding protein, translating to MLTRRSLYLRKRLTIFFMVSILAIGAVVSATALAAFYGIFKQSLHANLTQQLANKQLAVDNYLRRLADLLIQFGTRSEIRLQLQRYLAGSTNLEDLRRHSTPRLADALAPLDEARGLLRLTRDGKEVARIGIVLGPAHWPIDPAHRAPPSDFGPYGVLFSEPLNIDGRHFLVAVSAVRQDEEVLGYDLLFFAPDKLRALLQRQESPDSGRVFLFRKQADTPLLLSTRQLQDDPVTRDLYQNVLLALPQLQEDQGIQAFPAFKSAPASTLAYSRLPGGNWHIAILLDNAELHRKLLRRLLPVALVILGLSVLGGVLFYVLLRPLTRQVLIHASDLEQINSQLEQEVRERRQVEAELLTSEQEWASTFESIDDAISLLDPQGQIRKQNRAARRLRNSYGAVQKHRPERRNLLPVSGHPSPLLQQVLDHHEGAEEVYHDEVTDSFFRVNITPIIHDDKLIGAVQLVQNITEERQLEKMKSEMISAVSHEIRTPLTAILGFVEFMLENETSPEQQHNYLQIIQKEMNRLNELMNDFLDLQRLQSSLQAYHFAPTDVLELLRETVALFSMVSDRHRIVTALPQQLPTLVADGKRLQQVFKNILSNAVKYSPAGGTITVSARGSDQSLFVWVQDEGIGIPAQDQQKIFNRFYRVNDGDRRIPGGLGLGLALVDEIVKAHRGRIWVESTLEKGSTFFVELPLRPAAPGSEPTSV from the coding sequence ATGCTGACACGCCGTTCCCTCTATCTGCGTAAACGACTGACCATTTTTTTCATGGTCAGCATCCTCGCCATTGGCGCCGTGGTCTCGGCCACGGCGTTGGCGGCCTTCTACGGCATCTTCAAGCAGTCACTGCATGCCAACCTGACCCAGCAGCTGGCCAATAAACAGCTGGCCGTGGACAATTATCTGCGGCGGCTGGCCGATCTGCTGATCCAGTTCGGCACCCGCAGCGAAATCCGCCTTCAACTGCAGCGCTATCTGGCGGGCAGCACCAACCTGGAAGACCTGCGCCGGCACAGCACTCCGCGCCTGGCCGATGCCCTGGCACCGCTCGACGAAGCTCGCGGCCTGCTGCGACTGACCCGTGACGGCAAGGAGGTTGCCCGCATTGGCATCGTTCTAGGGCCGGCCCACTGGCCCATTGATCCGGCCCACCGGGCCCCGCCAAGCGATTTCGGCCCTTACGGCGTGCTGTTTTCCGAGCCCCTCAACATCGACGGCCGCCATTTTCTGGTAGCCGTCAGTGCCGTGCGGCAGGACGAGGAGGTGCTGGGCTACGACCTGCTGTTCTTCGCGCCTGACAAGCTGCGTGCCCTGCTGCAGAGGCAGGAAAGCCCCGACAGCGGCCGGGTCTTTCTGTTCCGCAAGCAGGCCGACACTCCCCTGCTGCTGAGCACGCGGCAGCTGCAGGACGACCCGGTCACGCGCGATCTGTACCAGAACGTGCTGCTGGCCCTGCCACAGCTGCAGGAGGATCAAGGCATTCAGGCGTTTCCGGCCTTCAAAAGCGCGCCGGCTTCGACCCTGGCCTACAGCCGCCTGCCCGGCGGCAACTGGCACATCGCCATTCTGCTCGACAACGCCGAACTGCACCGCAAGCTGTTGCGGCGCCTGTTGCCGGTGGCCCTGGTCATTCTGGGTCTGTCGGTTCTGGGAGGCGTGCTATTCTATGTTCTGCTGCGCCCCCTGACCCGCCAGGTGCTGATCCACGCCAGCGATCTGGAGCAGATCAACAGCCAGTTGGAACAGGAGGTCCGCGAACGGCGCCAGGTCGAAGCCGAGTTGCTCACCAGTGAGCAGGAATGGGCCAGCACCTTCGAATCCATCGACGACGCCATCAGCCTGCTCGATCCACAGGGCCAGATCCGCAAGCAGAACCGCGCCGCCCGCCGGCTGCGCAACAGCTATGGCGCGGTGCAGAAACACCGGCCGGAACGGCGCAACCTGCTGCCGGTCAGCGGCCATCCGTCACCACTGCTGCAGCAGGTACTCGACCATCACGAGGGCGCGGAAGAGGTTTATCACGACGAGGTGACCGACTCGTTCTTCCGCGTCAACATCACGCCGATTATTCACGACGACAAACTGATCGGCGCGGTCCAGCTGGTGCAGAACATCACCGAGGAACGCCAGCTGGAAAAAATGAAAAGCGAGATGATCTCTGCCGTAAGCCACGAAATCCGCACGCCACTGACAGCGATTCTCGGCTTTGTCGAATTCATGCTCGAAAACGAAACCAGCCCGGAACAACAGCACAATTACCTGCAGATCATTCAGAAGGAGATGAACCGGCTCAACGAGCTGATGAACGATTTTCTCGACCTGCAGCGGCTGCAGTCCTCTCTGCAGGCCTACCATTTCGCACCGACAGACGTGCTTGAACTGCTGCGTGAAACCGTCGCCCTGTTCAGCATGGTGTCCGACCGTCACCGCATCGTCACCGCCCTGCCACAGCAGCTGCCAACCCTTGTTGCCGACGGCAAGCGTCTGCAGCAGGTGTTCAAAAACATTCTGTCCAACGCCGTCAAGTATTCACCCGCCGGTGGCACCATCACCGTCAGCGCCCGCGGCAGCGACCAATCGTTGTTCGTCTGGGTTCAGGACGAGGGCATCGGCATTCCAGCCCAGGATCAGCAAAAAATCTTCAACCGTTTCTACCGCGTCAACGACGGTGACCGGCGCATCCCCGGCGGGCTGGGGCTGGGGCTGGCGCTGGTGGACGAGATCGTCAAGGCGCACCGCGGCCGCATCTGGGTGGAAAGCACTCTGGAAAAAGGCAGCACCTTCTTCGTTGAACTGCCCCTGCGGCCGGCCGCGCCGGGCTCCGAACCCACCTCCGTCTAA
- the efp gene encoding elongation factor P — protein MYSCSDLKKGLKLMIDGEPHVIVQFDFTKPGKGQALYKCKMRNMITGSLFDRTYRSGESFEPAPLEERDMQYLYQDETGYVFMDNKSFEQVSLGADTLGDDKYFLVDNMEVKILMFGDLAIGITLPNFVNLRVTQSDPWVKGDTAAGNNKPATVETGYTLQVPSFVEQGVLIQIDTRTGEYVTRVKE, from the coding sequence ATGTACAGCTGTTCCGACCTGAAAAAAGGCCTCAAGCTCATGATCGATGGCGAACCCCACGTCATCGTCCAGTTCGACTTCACCAAACCGGGCAAGGGCCAGGCACTTTACAAATGCAAGATGCGCAACATGATCACCGGCTCGCTGTTCGACCGCACCTACCGCAGCGGTGAGAGCTTCGAACCGGCCCCGCTGGAAGAGCGTGACATGCAGTACCTCTACCAGGACGAAACCGGCTATGTCTTCATGGACAACAAGAGTTTCGAGCAGGTATCGCTCGGCGCCGACACCCTCGGCGACGACAAATACTTTCTAGTCGACAACATGGAGGTAAAGATCCTCATGTTCGGCGATCTGGCCATCGGCATCACCCTGCCCAATTTCGTCAACCTGCGCGTCACCCAGTCCGACCCCTGGGTCAAGGGCGACACGGCCGCCGGCAACAACAAACCGGCCACCGTCGAAACCGGCTACACCCTGCAGGTGCCGTCCTTTGTCGAGCAAGGGGTTCTGATCCAGATCGACACCCGCACCGGGGAGTACGTCACCCGCGTCAAGGAGTGA
- the epmA gene encoding EF-P lysine aminoacylase EpmA — protein MTASLTRLARRQGRLHQRARILQQIRAFFITGDFLEVQTPQRIPVNAPELHIDAVASAGHYLQTSPELCMKRLLAAGYPRLFQLCQCWRSGERGRRHLPEFSLLEWYRRDADYHQLMTDCEALLRQLVPGGILHWQGHSIRLDQPFERLSLATAFERHADRSLQQALAHDRFDECYSDQVEPQLGLDRPCLLYDYPASMAALARRRPDKPALAERFELYLAGMELANGFSELTDPVEQRQRFEAEEQQRRAAGKPACPLPEPFLADLAALPTAAGIALGLDRLVMLLTDASDIAEVVAFTPEEL, from the coding sequence GTGACCGCCTCCCTCACCCGCCTGGCCAGGCGTCAGGGCCGGCTGCACCAACGCGCCCGGATTCTCCAGCAGATCCGGGCGTTTTTCATCACCGGCGACTTTCTTGAGGTGCAAACACCGCAACGCATTCCGGTCAACGCGCCGGAACTGCACATCGATGCCGTCGCCAGTGCCGGCCACTACCTGCAGACCTCACCCGAACTGTGCATGAAGCGCCTGCTGGCGGCCGGTTATCCGCGCCTGTTTCAGCTCTGCCAATGCTGGCGCAGCGGCGAACGCGGCCGCCGCCATCTGCCCGAATTCAGCCTGCTCGAATGGTACCGGCGCGATGCCGACTACCACCAGCTGATGACCGACTGCGAAGCCCTGTTGCGCCAACTGGTACCCGGCGGAATACTGCACTGGCAGGGGCACAGCATCCGGCTGGATCAGCCCTTTGAGCGCCTGAGCCTGGCCACCGCCTTTGAGCGCCATGCCGACCGCTCTTTGCAGCAGGCCCTGGCACACGACCGCTTTGACGAATGCTACAGCGACCAGGTGGAGCCGCAATTAGGCCTCGACCGGCCCTGCCTGCTGTACGACTACCCCGCCAGCATGGCGGCGCTGGCGCGGCGGCGACCCGACAAACCCGCCCTGGCCGAGCGCTTCGAGCTCTACCTCGCCGGCATGGAACTGGCCAACGGCTTCAGCGAACTGACCGACCCGGTCGAGCAGCGCCAGCGCTTCGAAGCCGAGGAACAGCAGCGCCGCGCCGCAGGTAAACCCGCCTGCCCCCTGCCGGAACCCTTTCTTGCCGATCTCGCCGCCCTGCCCACCGCCGCCGGCATCGCCCTCGGCCTCGACCGGCTGGTAATGCTGCTGACCGACGCCAGCGACATCGCCGAGGTCGTCGCCTTCACGCCGGAAGAGCTGTAA